Below is a window of Nitrososphaerota archaeon DNA.
TAGCGGTTTTAAGGCAAGCGGCGGATTTAACGACGAAGTAGATGTCACATACGCTGCAATTCTTTCTCTCGTTGCGGCAAAGCGACTTGGAGTCGATGCAAAAAAATTCATCAACCAAGTCATCGACAACGCAGACAGTACTGGAATTATATCTGTTGAAAAATTTCTTGCTACCGTACCAGTTGATATCTCTGACATAAAAAAGAAATTAAAATATCCTGGACCGCACTCTACTAATCCATTGTACCAAATATTTGATCAGATGTTTTATGGAAAAGATCTTTACAAGAAAATCTTTGGCAAAAAATCTCAGTTCAAAAAAGGACTGATCGAAAATGATATTGTTCTTGTGACACAAAAACTGATAAATTCACTAGAGCCAAA
It encodes the following:
- a CDS encoding phosphatase: MKYHTKTGILINKDSLKNLSQIDAIIFDCDGVLVDISKSYDLAIKQTAAFVLGKFAGIKSIPVSSKIISGFKASGGFNDEVDVTYAAILSLVAAKRLGVDAKKFINQVIDNADSTGIISVEKFLATVPVDISDIKKKLKYPGPHSTNPLYQIFDQMFYGKDLYKKIFGKKSQFKKGLIENDIVLVTQKLINSLEP